One Benincasa hispida cultivar B227 chromosome 5, ASM972705v1, whole genome shotgun sequence genomic window carries:
- the LOC120078644 gene encoding tobamovirus multiplication protein 1-like isoform X2 — protein sequence MKLMNPKIGREGFTTPCPPLMASSPSLPYFQVQLIRIQIRVPEFEWTTQKGFHLMNFIVNGLRAILFGLYKSVFLIRPKVVEMVVMEIPGLLFFSTYTLLVLFWAEIYHQARSLPIDKLKPTYCIINGVMYVIQICIWIIVMLDHSPGSVIAAKLFFSVVSFSAALGFLIYGGRLFVMLRQFPIESRGRQKKLYEVGCVTTICFSCFFIRCFVLALSAFDKDADLDVLDHPILNLIYYMLVEVVPSALVLFILRKLPPRRVSDRYHPIE from the exons ATGAAATTGATGAATCCCAAGATTGGCAGAGAGGGATTTACTACACCTTGTCCGCCTCTTATGGCCTCATCTCCCTCATTGCCTTA TTTCCAGGTTCAACTTATTCGGATTCAAATAAGAGTACCAGAGTTCGAGTGGACTACACAAAAGGGGTTCCATTTGATGAATTTCATTGTAAATGGAT TGAGGGCTATTCTCTTTGGGCTTTATAAGAGTGTCTTCCTCATAAGACCGAAG GTTGTTGAAATGGTGGTTATGGAGATTCCTGGACTTCTATTCTTTTCGACGTACACACTGCTTGTTCTATTTTGGGCAGAGATATACCATCAG gCCCGAAGTCTTCCTATTGACAAACTTAAGCCTACTTACTGTATCATCAATGGAGTTATGTATGTTATACAG ATCTGCATTTGGATAATTGTGATGTTAGACCATTCTCCGGGTTCAGTTATAGCTGCTAAGCTCTTCTTTTCAG TGGTTTCATTTTCTGCTGCACTGGGTTTCCTGATATATGGTGGGAG GCTATTTGTCATGCTGAGGCAGTTCCCTATTGAATCTAGAGGACGCCAAAAAAAGTTGTATGAG GTTGGGTGTGTGACAACAATATGTTTTAGCTGCTTCTTTATACGATGTTTTGTG CTTGCCCTATCTGCATTTGACAAGGATGCAGACCTTGACGTCCTAGATCATCCCATTCTCAACCTAATATACTACATG TTGGTAGAGGTTGTGCCTTCGGCATTGGTTCTGTTTATACTGAGAAAACTTCCTCCGAGGCGTGTATCTGATCGGTATCACCCCATTGAATGA
- the LOC120078644 gene encoding tobamovirus multiplication protein 1-like isoform X1 yields MARALATITSTVGGLQWWNEIDESQDWQRGIYYTLSASYGLISLIALVQLIRIQIRVPEFEWTTQKGFHLMNFIVNGLRAILFGLYKSVFLIRPKVVEMVVMEIPGLLFFSTYTLLVLFWAEIYHQARSLPIDKLKPTYCIINGVMYVIQICIWIIVMLDHSPGSVIAAKLFFSVVSFSAALGFLIYGGRLFVMLRQFPIESRGRQKKLYEVGCVTTICFSCFFIRCFVLALSAFDKDADLDVLDHPILNLIYYMLVEVVPSALVLFILRKLPPRRVSDRYHPIE; encoded by the exons ATGGCGAGGGCTTTAGCGACAATCACCTCTACGGTCGGGGGACTCCAATGGTGGAATGAAATTGATGAATCCCAAGATTGGCAGAGAGGGATTTACTACACCTTGTCCGCCTCTTATGGCCTCATCTCCCTCATTGCCTTA GTTCAACTTATTCGGATTCAAATAAGAGTACCAGAGTTCGAGTGGACTACACAAAAGGGGTTCCATTTGATGAATTTCATTGTAAATGGAT TGAGGGCTATTCTCTTTGGGCTTTATAAGAGTGTCTTCCTCATAAGACCGAAG GTTGTTGAAATGGTGGTTATGGAGATTCCTGGACTTCTATTCTTTTCGACGTACACACTGCTTGTTCTATTTTGGGCAGAGATATACCATCAG gCCCGAAGTCTTCCTATTGACAAACTTAAGCCTACTTACTGTATCATCAATGGAGTTATGTATGTTATACAG ATCTGCATTTGGATAATTGTGATGTTAGACCATTCTCCGGGTTCAGTTATAGCTGCTAAGCTCTTCTTTTCAG TGGTTTCATTTTCTGCTGCACTGGGTTTCCTGATATATGGTGGGAG GCTATTTGTCATGCTGAGGCAGTTCCCTATTGAATCTAGAGGACGCCAAAAAAAGTTGTATGAG GTTGGGTGTGTGACAACAATATGTTTTAGCTGCTTCTTTATACGATGTTTTGTG CTTGCCCTATCTGCATTTGACAAGGATGCAGACCTTGACGTCCTAGATCATCCCATTCTCAACCTAATATACTACATG TTGGTAGAGGTTGTGCCTTCGGCATTGGTTCTGTTTATACTGAGAAAACTTCCTCCGAGGCGTGTATCTGATCGGTATCACCCCATTGAATGA